One region of Natronorubrum aibiense genomic DNA includes:
- a CDS encoding cupin domain-containing protein: MKKVTIDDVDVEPNPMGIHSVRRPISQALGMTDFAMNYFELEPSESFSGGFHTHHDQEEVFYVQEGVATFDTEDGEVTVKAGDVIRFAPGEFQQGYNDSDDRVVGFAFGAPGAKHDWEEIESMVYCRHCEAEVGHGLSLTDEGTFRLTCGDCDNSFVLD; this comes from the coding sequence ATGAAGAAAGTCACGATCGACGACGTCGACGTCGAACCCAATCCGATGGGGATCCACTCGGTTCGCCGGCCGATTTCACAGGCGCTCGGCATGACGGACTTCGCGATGAACTACTTCGAACTCGAGCCCAGCGAGTCGTTCTCGGGCGGCTTTCATACCCATCACGATCAGGAGGAAGTGTTCTACGTTCAGGAGGGGGTTGCGACGTTCGACACCGAAGACGGCGAGGTCACCGTCAAAGCGGGCGACGTGATTCGGTTTGCCCCGGGCGAGTTCCAGCAGGGCTACAACGACTCCGACGACCGGGTCGTCGGGTTCGCGTTCGGCGCCCCCGGTGCGAAACACGACTGGGAGGAAATCGAGTCGATGGTCTACTGTCGACACTGTGAGGCGGAGGTCGGTCACGGGCTCTCGCTCACCGACGAAGGCACGTTCCGACTCACCTGTGGCGACTGCGACAACTCGTTCGTTCTGGACTGA